Proteins encoded in a region of the Streptomyces sp. NBC_00258 genome:
- a CDS encoding tetratricopeptide repeat-containing protein, translated as MAWRAGWFASVGAGVVRLVAAVARPVLVAVLGPPGAAVAAPAGAVATSGGQALDRVAARQQALPGLLRISRRGRVPTVADARDPIWLGVHPAPPGGGGAAGLSRVPAFIDRDMMPQVAAALSAGEGFVLLVGESTAGKSRLAYEVMRKHFAKYRLIVPDSRESAVPLVDLVVRTRRAVVWLDELDVFLGVGGLTAGHVQRMLGSEDSSVVILATMSAQQHGKFGARSGADNEPGFDVLRSGREVIRLATTVRVDRTWSAAEIARAERHAEDPRIRAAVKGAGRDGHGVAEYLAAAPQLLDEWHNAWSPGTHPRAAALVTAAADARRTGFHQPLPQEVLRRLHEVYLERRGGTALRPEPWEEALTWATEPLHATSSLLLPHDGDRFQAFDYLHHTLDEQVPPPRIPDTVWETLIGHANATGALDIGTTAYQRGDLSHAMAAFEKAGLGRGRLPRQWYATCVGEAGNPARAVELYGELVTESTVELGPDARESLENRNAYARYVGMAGRPAEAADLLRDVVADRARVLGAGHSHTLNSRNNLALFLGESGRIGPALAEFEAVLADRTRLLGADHPHTLSTRYGRAYLLGDAGRPALAARLFESLVADRTRTQGPYHPYTLNNRRHHAHFLGEAGHAAQAAELFEELIQDCLQVLDPDHPDTVAARHGHARFLGESGDPARAAALLTALLADANGDGARDSGTHGSRSPVALVWRRYRAFFTGEAGDPDQAARLLDELLTDSRAVLDDGHPHLFAIRAAHARSTSRRGRTREAVELYERLVDDCRLVLGDDHPHTLAARSGHARGLGAVGRAAEAADLLEILVQDRTRILGDDHPATLGSRNAHARCVGEAGDRARAARLLRQILQDRVRYLGEEHSWTLRTRQELAGFQ; from the coding sequence ATGGCGTGGCGCGCGGGGTGGTTCGCGTCGGTGGGGGCCGGGGTGGTGCGCTTGGTGGCGGCCGTGGCCCGGCCGGTGCTCGTGGCGGTTCTCGGGCCGCCCGGTGCTGCCGTCGCGGCGCCCGCGGGGGCCGTGGCGACATCGGGCGGGCAGGCGTTGGACCGGGTCGCGGCGCGGCAGCAGGCGTTACCCGGCCTGCTGAGGATCTCGCGGCGGGGGCGTGTACCGACCGTGGCCGACGCGCGGGATCCGATCTGGCTCGGTGTGCATCCGGCGCCGCCGGGCGGTGGTGGGGCGGCGGGTCTGAGCCGGGTGCCCGCGTTCATCGACCGGGACATGATGCCGCAGGTGGCGGCCGCGCTCAGTGCGGGTGAGGGGTTCGTCCTGCTGGTCGGTGAGTCGACGGCGGGCAAGTCGCGGCTCGCGTACGAAGTGATGCGCAAGCATTTCGCCAAGTACCGGCTCATCGTGCCCGACAGCCGGGAGTCGGCCGTTCCCCTGGTCGACCTCGTCGTACGGACGCGCAGGGCGGTGGTGTGGCTCGACGAACTGGACGTCTTCCTGGGGGTCGGCGGGCTGACCGCGGGTCATGTGCAGCGGATGCTGGGCTCGGAGGACTCCAGTGTGGTGATCCTGGCGACGATGAGCGCCCAGCAGCACGGCAAGTTCGGGGCCAGGTCGGGGGCCGACAACGAGCCCGGGTTCGATGTCCTGCGAAGCGGCCGTGAGGTGATCCGGCTGGCCACCACGGTGCGGGTCGACCGTACGTGGAGCGCGGCCGAGATCGCCCGCGCCGAGCGGCACGCCGAGGACCCCCGGATCAGGGCGGCGGTCAAGGGCGCCGGCCGGGACGGGCACGGGGTGGCCGAATACCTGGCCGCCGCCCCGCAGTTGCTGGACGAGTGGCACAACGCCTGGTCGCCCGGCACCCATCCGCGCGCCGCCGCGCTCGTGACGGCGGCCGCGGACGCCCGCCGCACGGGCTTCCACCAGCCGCTGCCGCAGGAGGTACTGCGCCGGTTGCACGAGGTGTATCTGGAGCGGCGCGGCGGGACCGCGCTGCGTCCGGAGCCCTGGGAGGAGGCACTGACCTGGGCGACCGAGCCCCTGCACGCCACCTCCAGCCTGCTGCTGCCCCATGACGGGGACCGCTTCCAGGCGTTCGACTACCTCCACCACACCCTCGACGAGCAGGTCCCGCCGCCGCGCATCCCCGACACCGTCTGGGAGACCCTCATCGGCCACGCGAACGCCACGGGAGCACTCGACATCGGCACTACCGCCTACCAGCGCGGAGACCTCTCGCACGCCATGGCCGCGTTCGAGAAGGCGGGCCTGGGCCGCGGACGACTGCCCCGCCAGTGGTACGCGACCTGCGTGGGAGAAGCCGGCAACCCCGCGCGGGCCGTCGAACTGTACGGGGAGCTGGTGACCGAGTCGACGGTTGAACTGGGCCCGGACGCCCGCGAGTCACTGGAGAACCGCAACGCCTACGCCCGGTACGTCGGCATGGCCGGCCGCCCCGCCGAAGCGGCGGACCTGCTGCGCGACGTCGTCGCCGACCGCGCACGCGTACTGGGTGCCGGCCACTCCCACACCCTCAACAGCCGCAACAACCTTGCCCTGTTCCTCGGCGAGTCCGGCCGGATCGGCCCGGCACTGGCCGAGTTCGAGGCGGTGCTCGCCGACCGCACCCGGCTGCTGGGCGCCGACCATCCGCACACCCTCAGCACCCGCTACGGGCGCGCCTATCTGCTGGGCGACGCGGGCCGCCCCGCGCTCGCCGCCCGGCTCTTCGAGAGCCTGGTCGCCGACCGCACCCGTACGCAGGGCCCGTACCACCCGTACACGCTCAACAACCGGCGCCACCATGCCCACTTCCTGGGGGAGGCCGGACACGCGGCGCAGGCGGCGGAACTGTTCGAGGAGCTGATCCAGGACTGCCTCCAGGTCCTCGACCCGGACCATCCCGACACCGTCGCGGCACGTCATGGGCACGCACGCTTCCTCGGCGAGTCCGGGGACCCCGCCAGGGCAGCGGCGCTGCTCACCGCGCTGCTGGCCGATGCGAACGGGGACGGCGCGCGGGACAGCGGAACGCACGGGTCCCGCAGCCCGGTCGCCCTGGTGTGGCGGCGCTACCGTGCCTTCTTCACCGGGGAGGCCGGTGATCCCGACCAGGCCGCGCGGCTGCTCGACGAGTTGCTCACCGACAGCCGAGCCGTGCTCGACGACGGCCACCCCCATCTGTTCGCGATCCGCGCCGCGCACGCCCGCAGCACGAGCCGCCGCGGCCGGACGCGGGAGGCCGTGGAGCTGTACGAGCGCCTCGTCGACGACTGCCGGCTGGTGCTGGGCGACGACCACCCGCACACGCTCGCCGCCCGCAGCGGTCACGCGCGCGGCCTGGGCGCCGTCGGCCGCGCCGCGGAGGCCGCCGACCTGCTGGAGATCCTCGTACAGGACCGCACCCGGATCCTCGGCGACGACCACCCCGCCACCCTGGGCAGCCGCAACGCCCACGCCCGTTGTGTCGGTGAGGCGGGCGACCGGGCTCGTGCCGCTCGGCTGCTGCGGCAGATACTCCAGGACCGTGTCAGGTACCTCGGCGAGGAGCACTCGTGGACCCTGCGCACCCGGCAGGAGCTCGCCGGATTCCAGTGA
- a CDS encoding sulfite exporter TauE/SafE family protein: MTPLEGLAVFAAGVGAGGINTAVGSGTLITFPVLLATGLPPVTATVSNALGLIPGNISGAFGYREELRGQRRRILKLGVGSLLGGLTGATLLLALPATAFERIVPVMVGLALVLVAFQPLIGKYLRGRRARTGVPARKEGGPLLFTGMTLASVYGGYFAAAQGIIYVAVMGTLLDESLQRLTAVKNVLVAVVNTAAATFFLFVADFDWTAVALIACGSALGGQFGARIGRRFSPAVLRALIVTVGTVAIVQLLLR, encoded by the coding sequence GTGACACCGCTGGAAGGTCTCGCCGTGTTCGCCGCCGGGGTGGGCGCGGGCGGTATCAACACCGCGGTCGGTTCGGGGACGCTGATCACCTTTCCGGTGCTGCTCGCCACCGGGCTGCCGCCCGTCACCGCCACGGTCTCCAACGCGCTCGGGCTGATCCCCGGCAACATCAGCGGAGCCTTCGGCTACCGGGAGGAACTGCGCGGCCAGCGCCGGCGCATCCTGAAACTGGGCGTCGGCTCCCTGCTGGGAGGCCTGACGGGCGCCACGCTCCTGCTGGCCCTCCCGGCGACGGCGTTCGAGCGGATCGTGCCGGTCATGGTGGGGCTCGCCCTCGTTCTGGTCGCGTTCCAGCCCCTGATCGGCAAGTACCTGCGCGGCCGCCGCGCACGGACCGGCGTCCCGGCCCGCAAGGAGGGTGGTCCTCTGCTGTTCACCGGCATGACCCTCGCCAGCGTCTACGGCGGCTACTTCGCCGCCGCGCAGGGAATCATCTACGTGGCGGTGATGGGGACGCTCCTGGACGAGTCGCTGCAGCGACTCACCGCCGTCAAGAACGTCCTGGTCGCCGTCGTCAACACGGCCGCCGCGACGTTCTTCCTCTTCGTCGCGGACTTCGACTGGACGGCCGTCGCACTGATCGCCTGCGGTTCCGCGCTGGGCGGCCAGTTCGGAGCCAGGATCGGCCGCCGCTTCAGCCCCGCGGTCCTACGGGCCCTCATCGTGACGGTGGGCACCGTCGCGATCGTCCAACTCCTGCTCCGCTGA
- a CDS encoding L-threonylcarbamoyladenylate synthase, producing MAKYFDVHPENPQQRTISQVADSIRAGALVVYPTDSCFALGCQLGSRDGIDRIRSIRRLDDRHHFTLVCQNFAQLGQFVQVDNDVFRAIKASTPGSYTFILPATREVPRKLLHPKKKTVGVRIPDHVVAQALLAELGEPLLSSTLLLPDEEEPMTQGWEIKEQLDHVVDAVIDSGDCGTEPTTVIDFSSGEAEIVRKGAGDTARFE from the coding sequence GTGGCCAAGTACTTCGACGTTCATCCCGAAAATCCTCAGCAGCGGACGATCAGCCAGGTCGCCGACTCCATCCGCGCGGGCGCGCTCGTCGTGTACCCCACGGACTCCTGCTTCGCACTGGGCTGTCAGCTGGGCAGCCGTGACGGTATCGACCGGATCCGGTCGATCCGCCGGCTCGACGACCGGCACCACTTCACCCTCGTGTGCCAGAACTTCGCGCAGCTCGGGCAGTTCGTGCAGGTCGACAACGACGTGTTCCGCGCCATCAAGGCATCGACGCCCGGCAGCTACACGTTCATCCTGCCCGCGACCAGGGAGGTGCCGCGCAAGCTGCTCCACCCGAAGAAGAAGACGGTCGGGGTCCGTATCCCCGACCACGTGGTCGCCCAGGCCCTGCTCGCCGAACTCGGCGAACCGCTCCTGTCCAGCACCCTGCTCCTGCCCGACGAGGAGGAGCCGATGACCCAGGGCTGGGAGATCAAGGAACAGCTCGACCACGTCGTCGACGCGGTGATCGACTCCGGGGACTGCGGTACCGAGCCGACCACGGTCATCGACTTCTCCAGCGGCGAGGCCGAGATCGTGCGCAAGGGAGCGGGCGACACGGCACGGTTCGAGTGA
- a CDS encoding NUDIX domain-containing protein produces the protein MTAGIDTPDSRGRTGLDRVGLDLTGNHRVKVRDVKLLSCHWYVERTTTFDFQHADGTWSTQERETHDRGNGATILLYDEDRETVLLTRQFRYPVYVNGHPDGMLVETPGGLLDEDDEHPEVAVRREVIEETGHTVGDVQRVFDVYMSPGSVTERVTFYAASYGPATRTHEGGGLDEEGEDIETVELPFRQALAMIRSGEIADAKTIMLLQWAALEGPFSGKDASAAE, from the coding sequence ATGACCGCGGGCATCGACACCCCCGACAGCAGGGGCCGCACCGGACTCGACCGGGTCGGCCTGGACCTGACGGGAAACCACCGGGTCAAGGTGCGGGACGTGAAACTGCTGTCCTGCCACTGGTACGTGGAGCGCACCACGACCTTCGACTTCCAGCACGCCGACGGCACCTGGTCCACCCAGGAGCGCGAAACCCACGATCGCGGCAACGGCGCCACGATCCTGCTCTATGACGAAGACCGCGAAACCGTGCTGCTCACCCGGCAGTTCCGCTATCCCGTGTACGTCAACGGCCACCCGGACGGGATGCTCGTCGAGACACCTGGCGGGCTGCTGGACGAGGACGACGAACACCCCGAGGTCGCCGTACGACGAGAGGTCATCGAGGAGACCGGCCACACGGTCGGCGACGTCCAGCGGGTCTTCGACGTCTATATGAGCCCGGGGTCGGTCACCGAGCGCGTGACCTTCTACGCCGCCTCGTACGGACCGGCCACCCGCACCCACGAGGGCGGCGGCCTCGACGAGGAGGGCGAGGACATCGAGACCGTCGAACTGCCCTTCCGACAGGCCCTGGCCATGATCCGCTCCGGTGAGATCGCCGACGCGAAGACCATCATGCTGTTGCAGTGGGCGGCGCTGGAAGGGCCGTTCAGCGGGAAGGACGCGTCCGCCGCCGAGTAG
- the sthA gene encoding Si-specific NAD(P)(+) transhydrogenase, with product MRDFDLLVIGSGPGGQKAAIAAAKLGRRVAVVDRPDMVGGVSIHTGTIPSKTLREAVLYLTGLTQRDLYGQSYRLKEDITVADLTARTSHVVSREVDVIRNQLSRNHVSLFAGTGRFVDDHTVALREVTGHDRMLSADNIVIATGTRPARPATVEFDERTILDSDNVLNLEQVPRSMVIVGAGVIGMEYASMFAALGSKITVVEQRPGMLDFCDVEVIESLKYHLRDLAVTFRFGETVAAVEKHPKGTLTILESGKKIPADSVMYSAGRQGLTDELDLDKAGLSADRRGRITVDEHYRTEVPHIYAVGDVIGFPALAATSMEQGRTAAYHACGEPVNRMHDLQPIGIYTIPEISFIGKTEDQLTEDCVPFEVGISRYRELARGQIIGDSHGMLKLLVSPEDRKLLGVHCFGTGATELIHIGQSVMGCGGTVDYLVDAVFNYPTLAESYKVAALDATNKIRQIDRLRD from the coding sequence GTGCGCGACTTCGACTTGCTCGTCATCGGATCCGGCCCGGGCGGCCAGAAGGCCGCCATCGCCGCGGCCAAGCTCGGCCGCCGGGTCGCCGTCGTCGACCGCCCCGACATGGTCGGTGGGGTCTCCATCCATACCGGGACCATCCCCTCGAAAACTCTGCGCGAGGCGGTCCTCTATCTCACCGGTCTCACCCAGCGCGATCTCTACGGCCAGAGCTACCGCCTGAAGGAGGACATCACCGTCGCCGACCTGACCGCGCGCACCTCGCACGTGGTCAGCCGCGAGGTCGACGTCATCCGCAACCAGCTTTCCCGCAACCACGTCTCCCTCTTCGCCGGCACCGGCCGCTTCGTCGACGACCACACCGTCGCCCTGCGTGAAGTGACCGGCCACGACCGCATGTTGAGCGCCGACAACATCGTCATCGCCACCGGCACCCGCCCGGCCAGGCCCGCGACCGTCGAGTTCGACGAGCGGACGATCCTGGACTCCGACAACGTTCTCAACCTGGAGCAGGTACCGCGCTCCATGGTCATCGTCGGGGCAGGCGTGATCGGCATGGAGTACGCCTCCATGTTCGCCGCCCTCGGCAGCAAGATCACCGTGGTCGAACAGCGGCCCGGGATGCTCGACTTCTGCGACGTCGAGGTGATCGAGTCGCTCAAGTACCACCTGCGGGACCTCGCGGTCACGTTCCGCTTCGGCGAGACCGTCGCCGCGGTCGAAAAGCACCCCAAGGGCACGCTCACCATCCTGGAGAGCGGCAAGAAGATCCCCGCCGACTCGGTCATGTACTCCGCCGGCCGGCAGGGGCTCACCGACGAGCTCGACCTGGACAAGGCTGGGCTGTCCGCCGACCGGCGCGGGCGGATCACCGTCGACGAGCACTACCGCACCGAGGTGCCGCACATCTACGCCGTCGGCGACGTCATCGGCTTCCCGGCTCTGGCCGCGACCTCGATGGAGCAGGGGCGTACGGCGGCGTACCACGCGTGCGGCGAACCGGTGAACCGGATGCACGACCTCCAGCCCATCGGCATCTACACCATTCCTGAGATCAGTTTCATCGGGAAGACCGAGGATCAACTCACCGAGGACTGCGTGCCGTTCGAGGTGGGCATCTCCCGCTACCGCGAGCTGGCCCGGGGCCAGATCATCGGCGACTCGCACGGCATGCTCAAGCTGCTGGTCTCCCCGGAGGACCGGAAGCTGCTCGGCGTGCACTGCTTCGGCACGGGCGCCACCGAGCTCATCCACATCGGGCAGTCGGTGATGGGCTGCGGCGGAACCGTCGACTACCTGGTCGACGCCGTCTTCAACTACCCGACGCTCGCCGAGTCGTACAAGGTGGCCGCCCTGGACGCGACCAACAAGATCCGGCAGATCGACCGCCTCAGGGACTGA